The following proteins are encoded in a genomic region of Leptotrichia sp. OH3620_COT-345:
- a CDS encoding peptide ABC transporter substrate-binding protein, producing MKKNIKKIIGILLVIGIFTVLFFYPKKNNEGKGITPVIFNLGSDYNTLDPHLFTEMIAVQIDSGIYEGLLILDKKGNYTGGVAESFTEVDNKITFKLRENAKWSDGSKITANDFVFAFKRVLNPETAAQFSEMLFPIKNAEKYYEGKVEEKDLGIKALDNKTLEIELENPVPYFKYILTLPIAVPLKEEFYKSKGDRYAVKLEGFLFNGAYKITGLKEDEILLEKNENYWNSKNIKIPKIKYIVSRDFRVVDNLIKNGEIDMSRVEHYNLPEYKKEGTLDTFINGRLWYLDFNFNNQFLENKKLRQAISFAINREKYVKEIKKDGSIIAKSVISNIITGYNGKYRDNYPDDKYFKDNDIENAKRLYKEALKELGISKLKLELLTGNSDPEILEIQFLQEELRTKLGLETEVVTVSFKERLTRTRAGNYDIVLNTWSPKYDDSLSYLERWKQKNEKNQDIWSKNKYNSLINEILVLGNGIERDRKINQAERILIDEVVIVPLYFSVENHYRNSQIKGIIRRPITGIASFDHAYRK from the coding sequence ATGAAGAAAAATATAAAAAAAATTATAGGAATATTATTAGTAATAGGAATATTTACAGTGTTGTTTTTTTATCCGAAAAAAAATAATGAAGGAAAAGGCATAACTCCGGTTATTTTTAATTTAGGGAGTGATTATAACACTCTGGATCCTCATTTATTTACCGAAATGATAGCTGTACAGATAGATTCAGGTATTTATGAAGGATTGCTTATATTGGACAAAAAAGGTAATTATACGGGAGGCGTGGCTGAAAGTTTCACTGAAGTTGATAATAAAATAACTTTTAAATTAAGAGAAAATGCTAAATGGAGTGACGGAAGCAAAATAACTGCAAACGACTTTGTATTTGCTTTTAAAAGGGTTCTTAATCCTGAAACAGCAGCTCAATTTTCTGAAATGTTATTTCCTATAAAAAATGCCGAAAAGTATTATGAGGGAAAAGTGGAAGAAAAAGATTTGGGGATAAAAGCACTTGATAATAAAACTTTAGAAATAGAGCTTGAAAATCCTGTTCCATATTTTAAATATATATTGACATTACCTATTGCTGTTCCTTTAAAAGAAGAATTTTATAAATCAAAAGGAGACAGGTATGCTGTAAAGCTTGAAGGATTTCTTTTTAACGGTGCTTATAAGATTACCGGTTTAAAAGAAGATGAAATACTTCTTGAAAAAAATGAAAATTATTGGAATAGTAAAAATATAAAAATTCCCAAAATAAAATATATAGTGTCAAGGGATTTCAGAGTAGTCGATAACCTTATAAAAAATGGGGAAATAGACATGTCAAGAGTGGAACATTATAATTTACCGGAATATAAGAAAGAAGGTACACTTGACACTTTTATAAATGGAAGATTATGGTATCTTGATTTTAATTTTAATAATCAGTTTTTAGAAAATAAAAAATTAAGACAAGCTATATCTTTTGCAATAAATAGAGAAAAATATGTAAAAGAAATAAAAAAAGACGGTTCTATTATTGCAAAATCCGTAATAAGTAATATAATAACGGGATATAACGGAAAATATAGGGATAACTATCCTGATGACAAATATTTTAAGGATAATGATATAGAAAATGCTAAAAGACTTTATAAAGAAGCATTAAAAGAATTGGGAATTAGCAAACTTAAGCTTGAGCTTTTAACCGGAAATTCAGATCCTGAAATACTTGAAATACAGTTTTTACAAGAAGAATTAAGAACAAAACTCGGACTGGAAACTGAAGTGGTGACGGTTTCTTTTAAGGAAAGGCTTACAAGAACAAGGGCGGGGAATTATGATATAGTTTTAAATACATGGTCACCGAAATACGATGACTCTCTGTCATATTTAGAAAGATGGAAACAGAAAAATGAAAAAAATCAGGATATATGGTCTAAAAATAAATATAATTCTCTTATAAATGAAATACTAGTTCTAGGGAACGGAATAGAGAGAGATAGAAAAATAAATCAGGCGGAACGTATACTGATTGATGAAGTTGTAATAGTGCCGTTATATTTTTCTGTGGAAAATCATTATAGAAATTCTCAGATAAAAGGGATAATAAGAAGACCGATTACGGGAATTGCCTCTTTTGATCATGCCTATAGAAAATAA
- a CDS encoding L-threonine 3-dehydrogenase, protein MKKVLITGATGQIGTELTARLRKDLGVENVIATDIKSGEVANEGIFEIMDVTDYEKFLKIAKDNNVDTIIHLASLLSATAEKDPLFAWNLNMNGLVNALEIAKECKTQLFAPSSIAAFGENTPKDNTPQDTLMRPNTIYGVTKVSGELLCDYYYTKFGVDTRSVRFPGLISHKTLPGGGTTDYAVHIYYDALTKGEYTSFIDKETYMDMMYMDDAVDAIVDILNAEPSKLKHRNSFNITAMSFEPEQLAESIRKYIPEFKLKYDVDPVRQKIAESWPNSLDDSCAREEWNFSPKYDLDKMTEVMLKELSKKLEVKSNVKF, encoded by the coding sequence ATGAAAAAAGTTTTAATAACAGGAGCAACCGGACAAATAGGTACTGAATTAACTGCAAGACTTAGAAAGGATTTAGGTGTTGAAAATGTTATAGCTACGGATATTAAATCAGGAGAAGTGGCTAATGAAGGTATTTTTGAAATTATGGATGTAACGGATTATGAAAAATTTTTGAAGATTGCTAAAGATAATAATGTAGATACTATTATCCATCTGGCTTCTCTTCTTTCCGCAACAGCGGAAAAGGATCCTTTGTTTGCATGGAATTTAAATATGAATGGGCTGGTTAATGCTTTGGAAATTGCAAAAGAGTGCAAGACTCAATTATTTGCTCCATCGTCAATTGCGGCATTTGGAGAAAATACTCCGAAAGATAATACACCGCAAGATACATTAATGCGTCCTAATACTATATATGGAGTAACAAAAGTTTCAGGAGAACTTTTATGTGACTATTATTATACTAAATTTGGAGTTGATACGAGATCAGTCAGATTTCCGGGATTGATTTCTCATAAAACTCTTCCCGGTGGTGGGACAACGGATTATGCTGTTCATATTTATTATGATGCTCTTACTAAAGGTGAATATACAAGTTTTATAGATAAGGAAACTTATATGGATATGATGTATATGGATGATGCCGTTGATGCTATAGTGGACATTTTGAATGCTGAACCTTCAAAACTTAAACATAGAAACAGCTTTAATATAACTGCTATGAGTTTTGAGCCTGAACAGCTTGCAGAATCTATAAGAAAATACATACCTGAATTTAAACTGAAGTATGATGTAGATCCTGTCAGACAGAAAATCGCTGAATCCTGGCCGAATTCTTTAGATGATTCTTGTGCCAGAGAAGAGTGGAATTTTTCTCCTAAATATGATTTGGATAAAATGACTGAAGTTATGTTAAAAGAATTATCAAAAAAGCTTGAAGTAAAATCTAACGTGAAATTTTAA
- a CDS encoding glycine C-acetyltransferase — protein sequence MSNGVLKEFLFPRLEELKEKGLYNEIDVLDGANGPEIFIKGRKLINLSSNNYLGLANREDVKQAEIEACEKYGAGAGAVRTINGTMKIHKELEEAIAKFKHTEAAIAFQSGFNCNMAAVSAIMDKQDAILSDELNHASIIDGCRLSGAKIIRCKHQDMEDLRLKAKEAIESGLYNKIMYISDGVFSMDGDVAKIKEIVEVAKEFGLITYIDDAHGSGVMGDGAGTVKEFGCSQDIDIQVGTLSKAVGVVGGYVAGSKELIDWLRVRGRPFLFSTSLTPGAAGAAKKSIEIISNEKKLVKKLWENSAYLKEELKKIGYDTGVSVTPITPVIIGDEKKTQLFSKRLIEEGVYAKSITYPTVPLGTGRVRNMPQASHTKEMLDEVIRIYEKVGKELGVI from the coding sequence ATGAGTAACGGCGTATTAAAGGAATTTTTATTTCCCAGACTTGAAGAACTGAAAGAAAAAGGACTTTATAATGAAATAGATGTCCTTGATGGAGCAAACGGTCCTGAAATTTTTATAAAAGGAAGAAAGCTCATAAATCTGTCTTCAAATAATTATTTAGGTTTGGCAAATAGAGAAGATGTTAAACAGGCTGAAATAGAAGCATGTGAAAAGTATGGAGCAGGAGCGGGAGCAGTAAGAACTATTAACGGAACAATGAAAATACATAAGGAATTGGAAGAAGCCATTGCAAAGTTTAAACATACTGAGGCTGCTATAGCATTTCAGTCAGGATTTAACTGTAATATGGCAGCAGTATCAGCTATAATGGATAAACAGGATGCTATTTTATCAGATGAACTTAATCATGCATCCATTATTGACGGATGTAGGTTATCAGGTGCAAAAATAATACGTTGTAAACATCAGGATATGGAAGATTTAAGATTAAAGGCTAAAGAAGCTATAGAAAGTGGATTATACAATAAAATAATGTACATTTCCGATGGAGTATTTTCAATGGATGGAGATGTAGCGAAAATAAAGGAAATAGTAGAAGTTGCAAAAGAATTCGGATTAATTACATATATTGACGATGCACACGGTTCAGGAGTAATGGGTGACGGAGCAGGAACAGTAAAAGAATTCGGATGTTCACAAGATATAGACATTCAGGTAGGAACTCTTTCAAAAGCTGTAGGTGTTGTCGGAGGATATGTCGCAGGAAGTAAAGAATTAATAGATTGGCTGAGAGTACGTGGACGTCCTTTCTTATTTTCTACTTCACTTACTCCGGGAGCTGCAGGAGCAGCAAAAAAATCAATAGAAATAATTTCAAATGAAAAAAAATTGGTGAAAAAATTATGGGAAAACAGTGCATATCTTAAAGAAGAATTGAAAAAAATAGGATATGATACAGGTGTTTCAGTAACGCCTATAACTCCTGTTATCATTGGAGATGAAAAGAAAACTCAACTATTTTCAAAAAGACTTATAGAGGAAGGAGTGTATGCAAAGTCTATTACATATCCTACTGTGCCTTTAGGAACAGGACGTGTGAGAAATATGCCTCAAGCAAGTCATACAAAGGAAATGCTTGATGAAGTGATACGTATTTATGAAAAAGTCGGGAAAGAGTTGGGAGTAATTTAA
- a CDS encoding acetyl-CoA carboxylase carboxyltransferase subunit alpha codes for MSIKEEIKELENKIEELKRFSDDQKIDFSKQVKELEKNLEEKYMEFSEKEMDSWARIQISRNPKRPYTLDYINELTQDFVELHGDRLSKDDHAIIGGLATVDGYKIMIIGHQKGRDIESNMYRNFGMASPEGYRKALRLMRMAERFKLPILTLIDTSGAYPGIEAEEKGQGEAIAKNLSEMFGLKVPIVSVVIGEGGSGGALGIGVADSVLMLENSVYSVISPEGCASILFNDASKASEAAKSLKMDAINLKGLKIIDEIIEEPLGGAHRNFEKTAKSLKNAVLKEFKKIDKLTIEKLLERRYEKFRNMGEYFETEE; via the coding sequence ATGAGTATAAAAGAGGAAATAAAAGAACTGGAAAATAAAATAGAAGAATTAAAACGTTTTTCAGATGATCAAAAAATTGATTTTTCAAAACAGGTAAAAGAATTGGAAAAAAATCTTGAAGAAAAATATATGGAGTTTTCTGAAAAAGAAATGGATTCATGGGCGAGGATTCAGATTTCAAGAAATCCCAAAAGACCCTATACTCTTGATTATATAAATGAACTGACTCAAGATTTTGTTGAACTTCATGGAGACAGACTGTCTAAAGATGATCATGCTATAATAGGGGGGCTTGCAACAGTAGATGGTTATAAGATAATGATAATAGGTCATCAAAAAGGAAGAGATATTGAATCAAATATGTACAGAAATTTTGGGATGGCAAGCCCTGAAGGGTATAGAAAAGCATTGAGGTTAATGAGAATGGCTGAAAGATTTAAGTTGCCTATACTTACTCTTATAGATACTTCAGGAGCGTATCCCGGGATTGAGGCTGAAGAAAAAGGGCAAGGTGAAGCTATTGCCAAAAATCTGTCAGAAATGTTTGGGCTTAAGGTTCCTATTGTTTCAGTAGTTATAGGAGAAGGAGGAAGTGGAGGAGCTTTGGGAATAGGTGTTGCAGATTCGGTTTTAATGCTTGAAAACAGTGTGTATTCTGTAATTTCTCCTGAAGGATGTGCATCTATACTCTTCAATGATGCATCTAAAGCTTCTGAAGCTGCCAAAAGTCTAAAAATGGATGCGATTAATTTGAAAGGTCTGAAAATAATAGATGAAATAATAGAAGAGCCTCTCGGAGGAGCGCACAGAAATTTTGAGAAAACTGCAAAAAGTTTAAAAAATGCGGTTTTAAAAGAATTTAAAAAAATAGATAAACTTACTATTGAAAAATTATTGGAAAGAAGATATGAAAAATTTAGAAATATGGGAGAATATTTTGAAACTGAAGAATAA
- a CDS encoding dicarboxylate/amino acid:cation symporter encodes MLKKIPLLLQIVIAIILGILLGKFASKDLMITKVFSINLVRILITFSDIFGQLLKFLIPLIILAFIAPGIGALAKGAGKLLGITTGFAYGSTIISGMTAFITASILYPIILKGQSVANFANPEEALLKGYFIIDIPAPMAVMTALVLAFVLGLGMSVLKTNHLFNVMDEFKTIIEGMLEKIIVPLLPFYILGVFANMTAAGQITGIISVFIKVFIMILILHASILIFQYTIAGIMTKQNSFKMLKTMMPAYFTALGTQSSASTIPVTLKSAKKMGIREEVVNFAIPLCATIHLSGSTITLVSCSTAVFFMQHGMLPGWGLMIKFILLLGVTMVAAPGVPGGAVVAALGILSSVLGFDETMLSLMIALYIAQDSLGTACNVTGDGAIAAVTSVFVKDDE; translated from the coding sequence ATGTTAAAAAAAATTCCGTTACTGCTTCAGATTGTTATAGCTATTATTTTGGGAATTCTGCTTGGGAAATTTGCATCAAAAGATTTGATGATAACTAAAGTATTCAGTATTAATCTTGTCAGAATATTAATAACTTTTTCGGATATATTTGGACAGCTGCTTAAATTCCTTATACCTTTAATTATATTAGCTTTTATAGCTCCCGGTATAGGTGCTTTGGCAAAGGGAGCGGGAAAGCTTTTAGGAATTACTACCGGATTTGCTTACGGGTCTACTATTATTTCAGGAATGACCGCTTTTATAACTGCATCAATTTTATATCCTATTATACTGAAAGGACAGTCAGTAGCAAACTTTGCAAATCCTGAAGAAGCTCTTTTAAAAGGATATTTTATTATTGATATTCCCGCTCCTATGGCGGTTATGACAGCACTTGTGTTGGCATTTGTGCTGGGCTTGGGAATGTCGGTACTGAAAACAAATCATTTATTTAATGTTATGGATGAATTCAAGACAATTATAGAAGGAATGTTGGAAAAAATTATAGTTCCTCTTCTTCCGTTCTATATTTTGGGAGTATTTGCCAACATGACCGCGGCAGGTCAGATAACAGGCATAATAAGTGTATTTATAAAAGTATTTATAATGATTCTTATTCTTCATGCTTCTATACTTATTTTTCAATATACAATAGCAGGAATAATGACAAAGCAAAATTCATTTAAAATGCTTAAAACAATGATGCCTGCATATTTTACCGCTTTAGGGACTCAATCCTCTGCATCGACAATACCTGTAACACTTAAATCGGCAAAAAAAATGGGGATAAGGGAAGAAGTTGTCAATTTTGCCATACCTTTGTGTGCCACTATTCATTTGTCAGGAAGTACGATAACTTTGGTGTCGTGCTCTACAGCAGTATTCTTTATGCAGCATGGAATGCTTCCGGGCTGGGGATTAATGATAAAGTTTATTTTACTTTTGGGTGTAACGATGGTAGCGGCTCCCGGAGTTCCGGGAGGTGCTGTAGTTGCTGCATTGGGGATTTTAAGTTCAGTTTTAGGATTTGATGAAACAATGCTGTCTCTTATGATAGCTCTTTATATAGCTCAAGATTCACTCGGAACAGCATGTAATGTTACAGGAGATGGAGCTATAGCAGCAGTTACAAGTGTTTTTGTAAAGGATGATGAATAA
- the pykF gene encoding pyruvate kinase PykF: MKIKMTKVVCTIGPKTESEEMLTKLVESGMNVMRLNFSHGDFQEHGTRIKRIREVMEKTGKNIGILLDTKGPEIRTGKLENGKDILLEAGNKITVTTDYSHIGNKDKISVSYPGIVNDLKPGNVILLDDGLIGLEVQSINGNEVLCTVKNTGELGETKGVNLPGVSVGLPALSEKDIADLKFGCEQSVDFVAASFIRKASDVAEVRKVLDENGGANIKIISKIENQEGVDNFDEILELSDGIMVARGDLGVEIPAEEVPFVQKMMIRRCNAAGKPVITATQMLDSMIRNPRPTRAEAGDVANAILDGTDAVMLSGESAKGKYPVESVQMMASISKRTDEFKKFKNITVPQTGTVTVTEAISLGAVESTQILDAKLIICWTKTGRAARMLRKYGPTVPIIALTDSEQTARQLALVRGVRAYVEKNLDKADDFFEKAKEVASKHEEVKRGELVVLVTGISETGTTNTFKVERI, from the coding sequence ATGAAAATAAAAATGACAAAAGTAGTGTGTACAATAGGTCCTAAAACTGAAAGTGAGGAAATGCTTACAAAATTAGTAGAAAGCGGAATGAATGTTATGAGGCTCAATTTTTCTCATGGAGATTTTCAAGAACACGGGACAAGAATTAAAAGAATCAGAGAAGTAATGGAAAAAACAGGTAAAAATATAGGAATATTACTAGATACGAAAGGTCCTGAAATAAGAACGGGAAAATTGGAAAACGGAAAAGATATATTACTTGAAGCAGGAAATAAAATAACAGTAACTACTGATTATTCACATATAGGAAATAAAGATAAAATATCCGTTTCATATCCGGGAATTGTAAATGATTTGAAACCGGGAAATGTAATATTATTGGATGACGGGCTGATAGGGCTTGAAGTTCAATCAATAAACGGAAATGAAGTTTTATGTACAGTAAAAAATACAGGTGAATTGGGAGAAACAAAAGGAGTAAATTTACCGGGAGTGTCTGTAGGATTGCCGGCGTTATCTGAAAAAGACATAGCTGACTTAAAGTTCGGTTGTGAACAGAGTGTTGATTTTGTTGCAGCTTCATTTATAAGAAAAGCTTCAGATGTTGCGGAAGTGAGAAAGGTATTGGATGAAAATGGAGGAGCAAATATAAAAATAATTTCTAAAATTGAAAATCAAGAAGGTGTAGACAATTTTGATGAAATATTAGAATTAAGTGACGGAATAATGGTAGCAAGAGGAGATTTAGGAGTAGAAATTCCTGCTGAAGAAGTTCCTTTTGTTCAGAAAATGATGATAAGAAGATGTAATGCGGCAGGGAAGCCTGTAATTACAGCTACTCAAATGCTTGATTCAATGATAAGAAATCCGAGACCTACAAGAGCTGAGGCGGGAGACGTTGCAAATGCTATTTTGGACGGAACCGATGCAGTAATGCTTTCAGGAGAATCTGCAAAGGGGAAATATCCTGTAGAATCAGTACAAATGATGGCAAGTATTTCAAAAAGAACAGATGAGTTTAAGAAATTTAAAAATATAACAGTACCTCAAACAGGAACCGTAACAGTTACTGAGGCAATATCACTGGGGGCAGTGGAATCTACTCAAATACTTGATGCTAAGCTGATAATTTGCTGGACAAAAACGGGAAGAGCTGCAAGAATGTTAAGAAAATACGGTCCTACTGTACCTATAATAGCTCTTACTGACAGTGAGCAGACAGCAAGACAGCTTGCATTGGTAAGAGGAGTCAGAGCTTATGTTGAGAAAAATCTTGATAAAGCTGATGATTTCTTTGAAAAGGCGAAAGAAGTTGCTTCAAAACATGAAGAAGTAAAAAGAGGAGAATTAGTAGTATTGGTAACGGGTATTTCTGAAACAGGAACGACTAATACATTTAAAGTTGAAAGAATTTAA
- the recR gene encoding recombination mediator RecR translates to MKKLDDLINVFAKLPGIGRKSAIRIAFDLLEKDEKEVNRMLQIIKDSYENIKHCTTCGNLSENEICEICLNEKRDKNIICVVEGVRDIIAFEKSAIYNGLYHVLGGKIDPLNGVTTEDLNINKLIERLDGTVDEIILALNPDLEGETTALYLTKILKEKNIKVSKIASGIPMGGNIEYTDMATLGKSLEGRTEVE, encoded by the coding sequence ATGAAAAAATTAGATGATTTAATAAATGTTTTTGCAAAGTTACCCGGAATTGGTAGAAAAAGTGCAATAAGAATAGCTTTTGATCTTTTAGAAAAAGATGAGAAAGAAGTAAACAGAATGCTTCAGATAATAAAAGATTCTTATGAAAATATAAAGCATTGCACTACTTGCGGTAATTTATCGGAAAATGAAATATGTGAAATATGTTTAAATGAAAAACGGGATAAAAATATAATATGTGTAGTTGAAGGAGTACGTGATATAATTGCTTTTGAAAAATCAGCAATATATAATGGACTTTATCATGTGCTTGGCGGGAAAATAGACCCTTTGAACGGTGTCACAACTGAAGATCTGAATATTAATAAACTTATAGAGAGGCTTGACGGTACAGTTGACGAAATTATTCTTGCATTAAATCCTGACTTGGAAGGAGAAACAACAGCTCTTTATCTCACTAAAATATTAAAAGAGAAGAATATAAAAGTTTCAAAAATTGCAAGCGGGATACCTATGGGGGGAAATATAGAATATACTGATATGGCAACGTTAGGGAAATCTCTTGAAGGAAGAACTGAAGTAGAGTGA
- the metK gene encoding methionine adenosyltransferase: MSKKVYFTSEFVSPGHPDKICDQISDAVLDACIKEDPNARVACETFATTGLVIVGGEITTTTYIDIQDIVRNKIMEIGYKPGMGFDSDCGVMNVIHSQSPDISMGVDYGGAGDQGIMFGGAVNETEELMPLAMTLAREIIILLTKLTRNGTLSWARPDAKAQVTLAYDETAKKVLNVDTIVLSVQHDEDTGKEKIEKDLKEFVIKPVLERYGLDYDKVEKYHINPTGRFVIGGPHGDSGLTGRKIIIDTYGGYFRHGGGAFSGKDPSKVDRSAAYAARWIAKNIVAAGIAEKCEVQLSYAIGVTEPVSIRVETFGTSTVDEGKIEEAIEKVFDLTPRGIEKALELRNPKFRYQDLAAFGHIGRTDIDLPWEKVNKADEIKKHL, translated from the coding sequence GTGTCAAAAAAAGTTTATTTTACATCGGAATTTGTATCTCCGGGACATCCTGACAAAATATGTGATCAGATATCGGATGCTGTGTTGGATGCATGTATTAAAGAAGATCCTAATGCAAGAGTGGCATGTGAAACATTTGCTACAACCGGACTTGTAATAGTAGGAGGAGAAATAACTACTACAACATATATTGACATACAGGACATTGTAAGAAATAAAATAATGGAAATAGGATATAAGCCCGGAATGGGATTCGACTCGGATTGTGGTGTAATGAATGTTATACATTCTCAATCTCCTGATATTTCAATGGGAGTAGATTATGGAGGGGCAGGAGATCAAGGGATAATGTTTGGAGGTGCAGTGAACGAAACTGAAGAATTAATGCCTCTTGCTATGACATTGGCACGAGAAATTATAATACTTCTCACAAAACTTACAAGAAATGGTACTTTAAGTTGGGCAAGACCTGATGCTAAGGCACAAGTGACTTTAGCATATGATGAAACGGCGAAAAAAGTCTTAAATGTAGATACAATTGTACTGTCAGTTCAGCATGATGAAGATACCGGAAAAGAAAAAATTGAAAAGGATTTAAAAGAATTTGTTATAAAACCTGTACTTGAAAGATACGGTTTAGATTATGACAAAGTTGAAAAATACCATATAAATCCTACCGGAAGATTTGTAATCGGAGGTCCACATGGAGATTCAGGACTTACAGGAAGAAAAATAATAATAGATACTTATGGAGGATATTTCAGACATGGAGGAGGTGCTTTTTCAGGGAAAGATCCCTCAAAAGTAGACAGATCTGCTGCATATGCTGCAAGATGGATAGCTAAAAATATTGTTGCAGCAGGAATTGCTGAAAAATGTGAAGTCCAACTTTCTTATGCTATAGGGGTGACAGAACCCGTATCTATAAGAGTGGAAACATTCGGTACATCAACAGTTGATGAGGGGAAAATAGAAGAAGCCATAGAGAAAGTATTTGATTTGACACCGAGAGGGATTGAAAAAGCGTTGGAATTAAGAAATCCGAAATTCAGATATCAGGATTTAGCGGCATTTGGACATATCGGAAGAACGGACATAGATTTACCATGGGAGAAAGTAAATAAAGCTGATGAAATAAAAAAACATTTGTAA
- the pfkA gene encoding 6-phosphofructokinase: MRKIAVLTSGGDSQGMNTAVRAVAKTAMTKGIDVFGIRRGYKGMLEDQIFQMNALDVSGIADQGGTILLSARLPEFKDPEVRAKAAENLKKRGIEGLVVIGGDGSFHGAHYLYEEHGIKTIGIPGTIDNDIAGTDYTIGYDTALNIILDAISRIKDTAISHERTYLVEVMGRNCGDLALYSAIAGGASGVLIPEVESSIDDIAEVIRYRREEGKLYDIIVVAEGVGNVLQIEKELSQKVNTSIRVTILGHVQRGGAPTAFDRILATRLGVKAVELLVEGKGGLMVGLQSEKVTTHSLSYAWENYTKSSFADYAIANMLSL, from the coding sequence ATGAGAAAAATTGCAGTTTTAACGAGTGGAGGAGATTCTCAGGGGATGAATACCGCTGTGAGAGCTGTTGCCAAAACGGCCATGACTAAAGGAATTGATGTTTTCGGAATAAGAAGAGGTTATAAAGGAATGCTGGAAGATCAGATATTTCAAATGAATGCTCTTGATGTAAGCGGAATTGCAGATCAGGGAGGGACAATATTGCTGTCAGCAAGATTGCCTGAATTTAAAGATCCTGAAGTTAGAGCTAAAGCAGCTGAAAATTTGAAAAAAAGAGGAATAGAAGGACTGGTAGTAATAGGAGGAGACGGTTCTTTTCACGGGGCACATTATTTATACGAAGAACATGGAATTAAAACAATAGGAATACCCGGAACAATAGATAACGACATAGCGGGGACTGATTATACAATAGGTTATGATACTGCTTTGAATATAATATTAGATGCAATATCAAGAATAAAAGATACTGCAATCTCACATGAAAGAACTTATTTAGTGGAAGTTATGGGGAGAAACTGTGGAGATTTAGCATTATATTCGGCAATAGCAGGAGGAGCGAGCGGAGTACTTATTCCTGAAGTGGAATCTTCAATAGATGATATTGCTGAAGTAATAAGATATAGAAGAGAAGAAGGAAAACTTTATGATATAATTGTAGTTGCTGAAGGTGTGGGAAATGTACTTCAAATAGAAAAAGAACTTTCTCAAAAAGTGAATACAAGTATAAGAGTGACAATATTGGGTCATGTTCAAAGAGGAGGAGCTCCTACAGCATTTGACAGAATACTTGCAACAAGATTGGGAGTAAAAGCTGTAGAACTACTTGTAGAAGGAAAAGGAGGACTTATGGTAGGACTTCAAAGTGAAAAAGTCACTACTCATTCTTTATCTTATGCTTGGGAAAATTATACAAAAAGTTCGTTTGCAGATTATGCAATAGCCAATATGCTATCACTGTAA